DNA sequence from the Devosia lacusdianchii genome:
GACTTCATTCTGCGGCGCGCCGGCTGGCACGTCAGCTCGGTCACTGACGGTGACGCGGCGCTGGAGGCGGTGCGGCGGCTCAATCCGCGCATGGTGGTGCTCGATGTCATGCTGCCCAAACGCAGCGGCTTCGATGTGCTGAAGCACATTCGTGCCGGGATCGCCACGCGCGCTATGCCCGTGCTGATCCTGACTGCAAAAGGGCAGTTGCAGGACCGGCGCATCGCCGAGGAGCTGGGCGCCGACGCCTTCGTGACCAAGCCCTATGCCAATGCGGATGTGGTGGGCGCGGTGCGGCAATTGCTGGGCGAAAATGGCGGACCGGCGTAAGCTCGAAGGCGGCATGCTGGTGCTGGCGGTGTTCGGCGCCATGTTGATCGTGCCGCCGCTCGTCTACCTGTTCAACCGGCCCATCAGCCACTTCGGCGTGCCGCAAGTGGTGCTCTATCTGTTTGCCTGGTGGATCGTGATGATCGCCGGCACCGCCTGGCTGACCCACCGGCTGCCGCGTGACCCCGATCCCAGCGACGGAGACGGCTGATGCTGTCGGCCGACTTCGTCATTGCGACGGCGGTGGCCTATGTCGGGCTGTTGTTTGTGCTCGCCTATTTTGGCGACCGGCGGGCTCGCGCCAACAAGCGCTCGTTCCTGCACTCGCCGGCGGTTTATACACTGTCGATCTCAGTCTACTGCACGAGCTGGACCTTCTACGGTGCCGTGGGAAATGCCGCCCGTAA
Encoded proteins:
- a CDS encoding response regulator transcription factor; amino-acid sequence: MAIDILIAEDEPSILESLDFILRRAGWHVSSVTDGDAALEAVRRLNPRMVVLDVMLPKRSGFDVLKHIRAGIATRAMPVLILTAKGQLQDRRIAEELGADAFVTKPYANADVVGAVRQLLGENGGPA